Proteins found in one Chlamydia pneumoniae TW-183 genomic segment:
- a CDS encoding TraR/DksA family transcriptional regulator: MPLSDDEIEQFKKRLLEMKAKLSHTLEGNAQEVKKPNEATGYSQHQADQGTDTFDRTISLEVTTKEYELLRQINRALEKINESSYGICDVSGEEIPLARLIAIPYATMTVKAQEQFEKGLLSGN; encoded by the coding sequence GTGCCGTTATCAGATGACGAAATAGAACAGTTTAAAAAAAGACTTTTGGAGATGAAGGCAAAGTTATCGCATACTCTAGAAGGGAACGCTCAAGAGGTAAAAAAACCTAACGAAGCTACAGGATATTCTCAGCATCAAGCAGACCAAGGTACCGACACCTTTGATCGGACTATTAGCCTAGAAGTCACTACAAAAGAATATGAGCTTCTAAGACAAATTAATAGGGCTCTAGAAAAAATTAATGAGTCTTCTTACGGGATTTGTGATGTCAGCGGAGAAGAAATTCCTCTCGCTAGGTTGATAGCCATTCCCTATGCTACCATGACAGTCAAAGCTCAAGAGCAGTTTGAAAAAGGACTCCTATCTGGAAATTAA
- a CDS encoding polymorphic outer membrane protein middle domain-containing protein, translating into MKQMRLWGFLFLSSFCQVSYLRANDVLLPLSGIHSGEDLELFTLRSSSPTKTTYSLRKDFIVCDFAGNSIHKPGAAFLNLKGDLFFINSTPLAALTFKNIHLGARGAGLFSESNVTFKGLHSLVLENNESWGGVLTTSGDLSFINNTSVLCQNNISYGPGGALLLQGRKSKALFFRDNRGTILFLKNKAVNQDESHPGYGGAVSSISPGSPITFADNQEILFQENEGELGGAIYNDQGAITFENNFQTTSFFSNKASFGGAVYSRYCNLYSQWGDTLFTKNAAAKVGGAIHADYVHIRDCKGSIVFEENSATAGGAIAVNAVCDINAQGPVRFINNSALGLNGGAIYMQATGSILRLHANQGDIEFCGNKVRSQFHSHINSTSNFTNNAITIQGAPREFSLSANEGHRICFYDPIISATENYNSLYINHQRLLEAGGAVIFSGARLSPEHKKENKNKTSIINQPVRLCSGVLSIEGGAILAVRSFYQEGGLLALGPGSKLTTQGKNSEKDKIVITNLGFNLENLDSSDPAEIRATEKASIEISGVPRVYGHTESFYENHEYASKPYTTSIILSAKKLVTAPSRPEKDIQNLIIAESEYMGYGYQGSWEFSWSPNDTKEKKTIIASWTPTGEFSLDPKRRGSFIPTTLWSTFSGLNIASNIVNNNYLNNSEVIPLQHLCVFGGPVYQIMEQNPKQSSNNLLVQHAGHNVGARIPFSFNTILSAALTQLFSSSSQQNVADKSHAQILIGTVSLNKSWQALSLRSSFSYTEDSQVMKHVFPYKGTSRGSWRNYGWSGSVGMSYAYPKGIRYLKMTPFVDLQYTKLVQNPFVETGYDPRYFSSSEMTNLSLPIGIALEMRFIGSRSSLFLQVSTSYIKDLRRVNPQSSASLVLNHYTWDIQGVPLGKEALNITLNSTIKYKIVTAYMGISSTQREGSNLSANAHAGLSLSF; encoded by the coding sequence ATGAAGCAGATGCGTCTTTGGGGATTTTTATTTCTCTCTTCCTTCTGTCAAGTTTCTTATCTACGAGCAAACGATGTTCTCCTCCCTCTATCAGGGATTCATTCTGGAGAAGACCTTGAACTCTTTACTCTACGCAGTTCCTCCCCAACAAAAACTACGTATTCTCTACGCAAAGATTTTATTGTTTGTGATTTTGCAGGAAATTCTATTCACAAGCCTGGAGCTGCATTCCTGAACTTAAAAGGCGATCTATTTTTTATAAATAGCACTCCCCTAGCGGCTCTTACCTTTAAAAACATTCACTTAGGAGCTCGCGGTGCTGGGCTCTTCTCGGAATCCAATGTGACCTTCAAAGGCCTGCACTCTCTCGTTCTCGAAAACAACGAAAGTTGGGGAGGCGTCCTCACCACATCTGGCGACCTTTCCTTCATAAATAATACCAGTGTGCTTTGTCAAAACAACATTAGCTATGGACCTGGAGGAGCGCTACTCTTACAAGGAAGAAAAAGCAAGGCTCTCTTTTTCAGAGACAATCGAGGAACAATTCTATTTCTGAAAAACAAAGCCGTGAATCAAGATGAATCCCATCCTGGGTACGGAGGAGCTGTAAGTAGTATAAGTCCTGGCTCCCCGATTACCTTCGCTGACAACCAAGAAATCCTATTCCAAGAGAATGAGGGCGAACTTGGTGGAGCCATTTATAACGATCAGGGTGCCATAACTTTTGAGAATAACTTTCAAACCACAAGCTTTTTCTCTAACAAAGCTAGTTTCGGAGGAGCTGTCTATAGCCGCTACTGCAATCTCTATTCACAGTGGGGCGATACCCTATTCACTAAAAACGCTGCTGCAAAAGTAGGCGGAGCCATCCATGCGGATTATGTTCATATAAGAGACTGTAAAGGAAGCATCGTCTTTGAGGAGAACTCAGCAACAGCTGGAGGGGCAATCGCAGTAAATGCAGTTTGTGACATTAATGCTCAAGGTCCTGTTCGCTTTATAAATAACTCTGCGTTAGGACTAAATGGTGGTGCTATTTATATGCAGGCTACTGGATCTATATTGCGCTTACATGCAAATCAAGGAGATATTGAATTTTGTGGAAATAAAGTACGATCGCAGTTTCATTCACATATAAATTCCACTTCAAACTTCACAAATAATGCCATTACTATCCAAGGAGCGCCTCGAGAATTTTCGCTCAGCGCGAATGAAGGACATCGCATCTGTTTCTATGATCCTATAATTTCTGCAACAGAAAACTATAACTCTCTGTACATCAACCATCAGAGACTTTTAGAAGCCGGGGGTGCTGTGATCTTTTCAGGAGCACGCCTATCTCCAGAGCATAAAAAAGAAAATAAGAACAAAACTTCGATTATAAACCAGCCCGTACGTCTCTGTTCTGGAGTCCTTTCTATAGAAGGGGGCGCGATTCTTGCTGTTCGTTCTTTTTATCAAGAAGGAGGTCTTCTTGCTCTCGGGCCAGGTTCTAAACTGACCACTCAAGGGAAAAATTCTGAAAAAGATAAAATTGTCATCACAAATTTAGGATTCAACCTAGAAAATCTAGACTCTTCGGATCCTGCAGAAATCCGAGCTACAGAAAAAGCCTCTATTGAAATTTCTGGAGTTCCTAGAGTCTATGGTCACACAGAATCTTTCTATGAAAATCATGAGTATGCCTCCAAACCTTATACAACTTCGATTATTCTATCTGCCAAAAAACTTGTTACAGCTCCCTCTAGGCCAGAGAAAGACATCCAAAATCTCATCATCGCTGAATCTGAGTATATGGGCTACGGCTATCAAGGCTCATGGGAATTCTCCTGGTCTCCTAACGACACTAAAGAAAAGAAAACCATTATAGCCTCTTGGACTCCTACAGGAGAATTTTCTTTAGATCCGAAGCGCCGTGGATCTTTCATTCCCACAACCTTATGGTCGACATTCTCTGGGCTGAATATAGCATCGAATATCGTGAATAACAATTACCTCAACAACTCCGAGGTCATCCCCCTGCAACATCTCTGTGTTTTTGGAGGCCCTGTCTATCAGATTATGGAGCAAAATCCTAAACAGAGCTCTAACAATCTCTTAGTTCAACATGCGGGTCATAATGTTGGAGCTAGAATTCCTTTCTCTTTCAATACCATATTGAGTGCTGCACTTACTCAACTCTTCTCTTCTTCATCACAACAAAATGTTGCTGATAAGAGCCACGCGCAAATATTGATAGGGACTGTATCTCTTAATAAAAGTTGGCAAGCACTATCTCTTAGATCTTCATTTAGCTATACGGAAGACTCTCAGGTAATGAAGCACGTATTCCCCTATAAAGGGACCTCTCGAGGATCTTGGAGAAACTACGGATGGTCCGGATCTGTCGGCATGTCTTACGCCTATCCTAAAGGAATCCGCTATCTAAAGATGACTCCCTTTGTTGACCTTCAGTATACAAAGTTAGTACAAAATCCCTTTGTGGAAACGGGTTATGACCCTAGATATTTTTCTTCCTCGGAGATGACGAACCTATCTCTACCGATAGGTATCGCTTTAGAAATGCGCTTTATAGGCTCGCGTTCTTCCCTATTTCTCCAAGTCAGCACCTCGTACATTAAAGACTTACGTCGGGTCAACCCACAATCTTCAGCTTCCTTGGTGTTAAATCACTACACGTGGGATATCCAAGGAGTCCCTCTAGGGAAAGAAGCTCTAAACATTACCTTAAATAGCACGATTAAGTACAAGATTGTGACTGCCTATATGGGGATTTCTAGCACCCAACGAGAAGGCAGTAACCTTTCGGCAAATGCTCATGCAGGCCTCTCCCTTAGTTTCTAG
- the lspA gene encoding signal peptidase II → MATRFRSTLLVITLFVLIDWVTKLVVLLQYKDLQILTHPTLYTHSWGRFSFSIAPVFNEGAAFGLFSNYKYFLFLLRIFVILGLLAYLFFKKKSIQSTTQTALVLLCAGAIGNVGDIIFYGHIVDFISFNYKQWAFPTFNVADVLISLGTLLLVYKFYFPTKQTEKKR, encoded by the coding sequence ATGGCAACTCGTTTTCGTAGCACACTATTAGTGATTACTCTGTTTGTTTTAATCGACTGGGTCACCAAGCTTGTTGTCTTATTACAATACAAAGATCTCCAAATTTTAACGCACCCCACCTTATATACTCATAGTTGGGGGCGGTTTTCATTTTCAATTGCTCCTGTATTTAATGAAGGGGCTGCTTTCGGTCTCTTTTCAAATTATAAATATTTCTTATTCCTTCTGCGGATATTTGTGATTCTTGGCCTCCTGGCCTATCTTTTTTTTAAAAAAAAATCTATACAATCTACAACGCAGACTGCTCTAGTCCTTCTCTGTGCAGGAGCTATAGGAAACGTCGGGGATATTATCTTTTACGGCCACATAGTCGATTTCATTTCTTTCAATTATAAACAATGGGCATTCCCCACCTTTAACGTTGCCGATGTATTGATTTCTCTTGGCACTCTGCTCCTTGTTTATAAATTTTATTTTCCTACAAAACAAACTGAAAAAAAGAGATAA
- a CDS encoding YtxH domain-containing protein, which produces MFRNNHKPKKTKCKRFRWLRGVLFGGFIATLLTCLFTPKSGVQLRKKILKVKNSGAKKSRVFFKNSKQHTKSFVKQAKLLAKNISHELQDFKKGILDDKD; this is translated from the coding sequence ATGTTCAGGAACAACCACAAACCTAAAAAAACTAAGTGCAAACGATTTCGCTGGCTACGGGGTGTTTTATTCGGTGGATTCATAGCTACGTTATTAACATGCTTGTTTACTCCCAAAAGTGGCGTCCAACTGCGGAAGAAAATCCTCAAAGTAAAAAACTCTGGGGCAAAAAAAAGTAGAGTGTTCTTTAAAAATTCCAAGCAACATACCAAGTCATTCGTAAAACAAGCGAAGTTGCTAGCTAAGAATATCTCACACGAACTTCAAGATTTTAAAAAGGGAATCCTCGACGACAAAGATTAG
- a CDS encoding amino acid carrier protein translates to MNRLLSLLSVFDDFFWSYVAFILIIVLGVSFSWKSRFFQFTKFSQFCKLFRYYSQNPQERETKQGVHPLKVFFASAGGNIGIGNVVGIVTAACIGGPGALFWVWIAGIFGSIVKYSEVYLGIKFRKLDRDGVYQGGPMYFLIKAFKTPVVSVIVAILLCIYGVEIYQFSVITDSLAHCWNLPKVYPMLGLLFLVFYAIRGGLQRIGKICSIVLPFFMLLYCALSLYILVKEFHTLPHLLSTVFSSAFKGQSALGGFAGCTVATTIHQGISRAAYSGDIGIGFDSIIQSESSAKDPSTQAQLSIVGIAIDNLICTLSLLMVLASGSWSLGLENASQVVEHTLASYFPMVKFFLPTFFFVTGYTTIISYFLVGKKCAKFLYGNTGAKIYTLYGLLILPLFCFLSQNTALLIMSVSGALLLCFNLLGVFILRKEVIFPARAASLTETSLSTE, encoded by the coding sequence ATGAACCGTCTTCTATCGCTTTTATCCGTCTTTGATGATTTTTTCTGGTCCTATGTGGCCTTTATTCTAATCATTGTTCTAGGTGTAAGTTTTTCCTGGAAGTCGCGATTTTTTCAATTCACGAAGTTCTCTCAGTTTTGCAAGCTTTTCCGTTATTACTCTCAGAATCCTCAAGAAAGAGAAACAAAGCAAGGTGTCCATCCTCTAAAAGTATTTTTTGCCTCCGCAGGCGGAAATATCGGCATAGGGAATGTCGTAGGAATTGTCACAGCAGCATGTATCGGTGGACCCGGGGCTCTTTTCTGGGTGTGGATTGCTGGGATCTTTGGTTCTATTGTTAAATATTCTGAGGTCTATCTCGGAATCAAGTTCCGTAAGTTAGATCGTGATGGCGTCTATCAGGGCGGGCCTATGTATTTTCTTATAAAGGCGTTCAAAACCCCTGTCGTGTCTGTTATTGTTGCGATTCTTCTCTGCATTTATGGAGTGGAAATCTATCAATTTTCAGTCATCACTGACAGCCTTGCCCACTGTTGGAACCTACCTAAAGTCTATCCGATGTTAGGTCTACTCTTCCTTGTTTTCTATGCAATTCGAGGAGGCTTGCAGCGTATAGGAAAAATTTGTTCTATAGTTCTTCCTTTCTTCATGCTCTTATACTGTGCCCTATCCCTCTACATCCTCGTTAAAGAGTTTCATACCCTTCCACACCTACTTTCCACAGTATTTTCTTCTGCATTTAAAGGTCAAAGTGCCCTTGGAGGATTTGCAGGCTGTACTGTAGCCACTACGATTCATCAAGGAATTTCACGAGCAGCCTATTCTGGGGATATCGGTATAGGCTTTGACTCCATCATTCAGAGTGAAAGTTCTGCTAAAGATCCTAGCACCCAAGCGCAACTCAGTATTGTTGGGATTGCCATAGATAACCTGATCTGTACTCTGAGTCTTCTCATGGTGCTTGCTTCGGGCTCCTGGTCTCTGGGATTAGAGAATGCTTCCCAAGTAGTAGAACACACTCTAGCAAGCTACTTCCCTATGGTGAAGTTCTTCCTCCCCACCTTCTTCTTTGTTACAGGCTATACAACCATCATCTCCTACTTCCTGGTTGGGAAGAAGTGTGCAAAGTTTCTTTACGGAAACACAGGGGCAAAGATCTATACTCTCTATGGTCTTCTGATTCTTCCCTTATTTTGTTTCCTCAGCCAAAACACAGCTTTGTTGATCATGTCTGTATCTGGAGCCCTACTCCTTTGCTTTAACCTCTTAGGAGTCTTCATCTTAAGAAAAGAAGTTATCTTCCCTGCAAGGGCTGCTTCTCTCACAGAAACTTCTCTTTCTACAGAATAA
- a CDS encoding class I SAM-dependent methyltransferase: MDYKLLDSGDGNKLECFGPVTLIRPSSIAVWPKSRPELWSQAQLQYVREGERGAWKNFKRLPEEWEVAFSDVRCLLKRTPFGHLGVFPEHMGFWPALKQAIEKHKERQVLNLFAYTGAGSIFAAKCGARVTHVDASQAAVRWAQRNVEKNAFPERRIFWVIEDVISFLKKEIRRNKKYQVILLDPPSYGRGPDGEVFKIDKDLFPLLSLCSKLLADDASYFLLTSHTPGHTPEFLRAIARRSVPTLVSEAWSCGESFCGEGVGALPSGSFVQWIA, from the coding sequence ATGGATTATAAATTGCTCGATAGTGGGGACGGGAACAAATTAGAGTGTTTTGGTCCTGTCACTTTAATTCGTCCTTCAAGTATTGCTGTTTGGCCAAAAAGCAGACCTGAACTATGGTCTCAGGCGCAATTGCAGTATGTTCGTGAAGGAGAAAGAGGAGCATGGAAAAATTTTAAGCGTCTTCCTGAAGAATGGGAGGTCGCATTTTCTGATGTGCGTTGTCTATTGAAGAGAACCCCCTTTGGGCATCTAGGCGTATTTCCTGAACATATGGGGTTCTGGCCCGCTTTGAAACAAGCCATTGAGAAGCACAAAGAACGTCAGGTATTGAATCTCTTTGCTTATACAGGGGCGGGTTCTATTTTTGCAGCTAAGTGTGGAGCTCGTGTGACCCATGTAGATGCTTCGCAGGCAGCGGTACGTTGGGCGCAAAGAAATGTAGAGAAAAATGCTTTTCCTGAGAGACGTATTTTTTGGGTTATTGAAGATGTGATTTCTTTTTTAAAAAAAGAAATCCGCAGAAATAAGAAATATCAAGTGATTCTTTTAGATCCCCCAAGCTATGGTCGCGGACCTGATGGGGAAGTATTTAAAATAGATAAAGATCTCTTTCCTTTGCTTTCTTTGTGTTCGAAGCTTCTTGCAGATGACGCTTCTTATTTTCTCTTAACCTCTCATACTCCAGGACATACCCCAGAGTTTTTAAGGGCTATAGCTAGGCGTAGCGTGCCAACCCTTGTTTCTGAAGCGTGGTCTTGTGGGGAAAGTTTTTGTGGAGAAGGTGTGGGAGCCTTGCCTTCTGGGAGTTTTGTTCAATGGATTGCATAG
- the nrdR gene encoding transcriptional regulator NrdR, with the protein MQCPFCNHGELKVIDSRNAPEANAIKRRRECLKCSQRFTTFETVELTLQVLKRDGRYENFQESKLIHGLNAASSHTRIGQDQVHAIASNVKSELLGKQNREISTKEIGELVMKYLKKADMIAYIRFACVYRRFKDVGELMEVLLSATPDMEK; encoded by the coding sequence ATGCAGTGTCCTTTTTGCAATCATGGGGAGTTGAAAGTTATAGATTCAAGAAACGCTCCAGAAGCTAATGCAATAAAACGCCGTCGGGAATGCTTAAAGTGCTCCCAACGTTTTACGACCTTTGAAACCGTTGAACTTACTTTACAAGTACTAAAACGTGATGGTCGCTACGAAAATTTTCAAGAATCTAAATTAATTCACGGTCTGAACGCAGCTTCTAGCCACACACGGATTGGTCAAGACCAAGTTCATGCTATAGCTTCTAATGTTAAATCTGAACTCTTAGGTAAACAAAATAGGGAAATTTCTACCAAAGAAATTGGCGAACTAGTAATGAAATATCTTAAAAAGGCTGATATGATTGCCTACATCCGATTTGCCTGCGTTTATCGTCGATTCAAGGACGTTGGTGAATTAATGGAAGTTTTATTGTCAGCAACTCCAGATATGGAAAAATAG
- a CDS encoding riboflavin synthase subunit alpha produces the protein MFSGIIQELGEVCFFEAQGNGLSLGIKSTPLFVTPLVTGDSVAVDGVCLTLTSCNESKIFFDVIPETLACTTLGEKRCSDQVNLEAALKMGDSIGGHLLSGHVFGTAEIFLIKENRYYFRGSKELSQYLFEKGFIAIDGISLTLVSVDSDTFSVGLIPETLQRTTLGKKREGERVNIEIDMSTKIQVDTVKRILASSGKD, from the coding sequence ATGTTTTCAGGAATTATTCAAGAATTAGGTGAAGTGTGTTTTTTTGAAGCTCAAGGAAATGGTCTGAGTTTAGGAATTAAGAGCACGCCACTATTTGTCACCCCTCTGGTTACAGGGGATAGCGTAGCCGTAGATGGAGTCTGTTTGACTTTAACATCATGCAATGAAAGTAAGATCTTTTTTGATGTGATTCCAGAAACTCTAGCTTGTACGACTTTGGGAGAAAAAAGATGTAGCGATCAAGTGAACTTAGAGGCTGCATTAAAAATGGGAGACTCGATTGGAGGTCACTTACTCTCTGGGCATGTTTTTGGAACAGCAGAGATTTTCTTGATAAAAGAAAATCGTTATTATTTCCGTGGTTCCAAAGAATTATCTCAGTACCTTTTTGAAAAAGGGTTTATTGCAATTGATGGTATCAGCTTAACGCTAGTGTCAGTTGATAGTGATACGTTTTCTGTGGGATTGATTCCTGAGACTCTTCAAAGGACGACTTTAGGAAAGAAAAGGGAAGGAGAAAGAGTCAATATCGAGATCGATATGTCAACAAAGATACAGGTAGACACAGTAAAACGTATTTTAGCCTCATCAGGGAAAGATTAG